One part of the Thermanaeromonas sp. C210 genome encodes these proteins:
- the cas6 gene encoding CRISPR-associated endoribonuclease Cas6 encodes MQLTIFFTAPGPVAVPVQYGHLLQGIIYQHMENPVLRTYLHEHGFALEKRRFKLFTFSRLMGRTVIYDRAAGRLVLTPPLRLVICSPIPFILQELGTGFLRQGQVRLGEARLEVKEIATAAPRVMQGILRVQMLSPLVVYSTLSGGDGRTYTYYYSPFEPRFTELVANNLAKKHLLVYGRPARVNGFAIRPARVDDRDLKVTYYKETVVKGWMGQYELRGDPDLLQVALDAGLGAKNSQGYGCCTPAE; translated from the coding sequence ATGCAGCTCACCATCTTTTTTACCGCCCCAGGCCCGGTGGCCGTTCCCGTTCAGTACGGCCATTTGCTTCAGGGAATTATCTACCAACACATGGAAAATCCGGTGCTCAGGACCTACCTGCACGAGCACGGCTTCGCCCTGGAAAAGCGCCGCTTTAAGCTTTTCACCTTTTCTCGCTTGATGGGACGGACAGTGATCTACGACCGGGCGGCCGGCCGGCTGGTGCTCACGCCGCCGTTGCGACTGGTGATCTGTTCTCCCATCCCTTTCATCCTCCAGGAGCTGGGGACCGGTTTTCTCCGCCAGGGGCAGGTGCGGCTGGGAGAGGCCCGCCTGGAGGTAAAGGAAATAGCCACGGCAGCCCCAAGGGTAATGCAGGGGATTCTTCGGGTGCAAATGCTCTCCCCACTGGTTGTTTACAGCACCCTTTCCGGCGGCGACGGCCGTACCTACACATATTATTATTCGCCCTTTGAGCCGCGCTTTACCGAGCTGGTGGCCAATAACCTGGCGAAAAAGCACCTTTTGGTTTACGGCCGTCCGGCCCGGGTGAATGGCTTTGCCATCCGACCGGCGCGGGTGGATGACCGGGATCTAAAGGTCACTTACTATAAAGAAACCGTTGTCAAAGGGTGGATGGGTCAATATGAGCTTCGCGGCGACCCCGATCTTTTGCAGGTCGCCCTCGACGCCGGCCTGGGAGCCAAAAACTCCCAGGGTTACGGCTGCTGCACCCCGGCGGAATAG
- the cas5b gene encoding type I-B CRISPR-associated protein Cas5b: protein MNEVLVFDLTGPMAHFRKYYTNTSALTYGFPPRTALMGIVAAVLGYERDSYYQELDRGRFAVAVKAPTRRLIQTVNYVRTKKEDLPLLRRLGRVPGTQTPLEFLLPAGEYRLLRFRVFFAHPDAALLREAARRLEEGRTCFPLYLGLTECLATAWYVNLFEVREYQTVAPGTTVALTSVLNAAHLDMVDLPTAETARLVRERAPYAFGPGRTLRPPVAVVYEAGGRPLPVRLRVAAYRFPLPPGGEETVAFLEG from the coding sequence TTGAACGAAGTACTGGTTTTTGATCTGACCGGGCCCATGGCCCATTTTCGCAAATACTACACCAACACCTCGGCTTTGACCTACGGTTTCCCGCCGCGGACTGCGCTGATGGGTATTGTGGCCGCCGTCCTGGGTTACGAGCGGGATTCCTATTACCAAGAGCTCGACCGCGGCCGCTTCGCTGTCGCCGTAAAAGCCCCTACCCGGCGGCTTATACAGACAGTAAACTATGTCCGCACTAAAAAGGAAGATCTGCCGCTGCTGCGACGCCTGGGCCGGGTGCCCGGGACCCAGACACCGTTGGAATTCCTGCTACCAGCCGGGGAGTACCGCCTCTTGCGGTTCCGCGTCTTCTTCGCTCACCCTGACGCTGCCTTGCTGCGGGAGGCCGCCAGGCGGCTGGAGGAGGGGCGGACCTGTTTCCCCCTTTATCTCGGCCTCACCGAGTGTTTGGCCACCGCGTGGTATGTAAATCTCTTCGAGGTACGGGAATATCAGACGGTAGCGCCCGGCACTACGGTCGCCCTCACCTCCGTGCTGAACGCAGCTCATCTCGACATGGTCGACCTGCCGACTGCAGAGACGGCCCGCCTGGTGCGGGAGCGAGCCCCCTATGCCTTCGGCCCGGGCCGGACGCTGCGGCCTCCTGTGGCGGTCGTTTACGAGGCTGGTGGGAGGCCCCTTCCGGTCCGGCTGCGCGTCGCGGCTTACCGCTTCCCCCTCCCTCCTGGAGGCGAGGAAACGGTGGCCTTCCTGGAGGGATAG
- the csx2 gene encoding TIGR02221 family CRISPR-associated protein, translating to MLVALSTIGPTEYKEIEYSWAPPGQEPRTYRTALFPLAVDTFFRPEKLLLMVTSEARTHENRCYIERVLGQRFQLVPIPSGRTEEELWQIFDIVSDAVPEGAEVILDVTHAFRSLPFVIFGVINYLRRTKGIRLERIVYGAYDAKETGPDGVQRAPVFDLTMLVDLHEWLQAVEAFTLRSEGQKLADLLDEAHRRPWLSGERGEGELPRQLQRMAGCIKEFSQSVRLLRPLEALEAAARAQTLARQVEQEAARWAKPFRHVLLRLTDELSPLATGDARALDEEGLRRQLSLIKHCVEKDLIVQAVLMGREWLVNWLAWRAGNKPWLNRDTRQELERVLGLAARRLQEGDTEAVPSWYDALPEAGAVADLWRWLTNLRNDVAHCAMNDHPAPSSSIRERAEELVQRLIKLL from the coding sequence ATGCTTGTAGCGCTCAGCACCATTGGCCCCACTGAGTACAAGGAGATCGAGTATTCCTGGGCACCCCCGGGGCAGGAGCCCCGGACCTATCGCACGGCTCTTTTCCCCCTGGCCGTGGATACCTTTTTCCGACCGGAAAAACTCCTGCTCATGGTTACGTCTGAGGCACGCACCCATGAGAACCGCTGCTATATTGAACGGGTACTTGGTCAACGGTTCCAACTGGTGCCTATTCCCTCGGGCAGGACCGAGGAGGAACTCTGGCAGATCTTCGATATTGTATCTGATGCCGTGCCTGAGGGAGCGGAGGTCATTCTCGATGTAACGCACGCATTTCGTTCGCTCCCGTTCGTAATTTTCGGGGTCATCAACTATCTCAGGCGGACCAAGGGAATCCGGCTGGAGCGCATTGTCTATGGGGCATACGACGCGAAAGAGACCGGACCGGACGGAGTGCAGCGTGCGCCTGTTTTTGATCTAACCATGCTGGTGGACCTGCACGAATGGCTGCAGGCGGTGGAGGCTTTCACCCTTCGGAGTGAAGGGCAAAAACTGGCCGATCTGCTTGATGAGGCGCACCGTCGGCCCTGGCTTTCCGGTGAGCGGGGCGAAGGCGAACTGCCGCGCCAGCTCCAGAGGATGGCGGGATGTATTAAGGAGTTTTCTCAATCCGTGCGGCTGCTGCGACCTCTGGAGGCACTGGAGGCGGCGGCGAGAGCGCAGACCCTTGCCCGGCAGGTGGAGCAGGAGGCTGCGCGCTGGGCGAAGCCTTTCCGGCACGTCCTTTTGCGCCTTACCGACGAGCTTTCACCTCTGGCAACGGGTGATGCGCGGGCACTTGACGAGGAGGGGCTCCGGCGTCAACTGTCGCTCATCAAGCACTGTGTTGAAAAGGATCTCATCGTCCAGGCCGTGCTTATGGGTCGCGAATGGTTGGTTAACTGGCTGGCCTGGCGGGCGGGAAATAAACCGTGGCTTAACCGCGATACGCGCCAAGAACTGGAGCGGGTTTTGGGCCTAGCGGCACGCCGTCTACAGGAGGGGGATACCGAGGCCGTTCCATCCTGGTATGACGCCTTGCCCGAGGCAGGCGCGGTGGCGGACTTATGGCGCTGGCTGACCAATCTGCGCAATGACGTGGCCCATTGCGCGATGAACGACCACCCGGCACCATCCAGTAGCATACGTGAGAGGGCCGAGGAACTGGTGCAGCGTTTAATCAAGCTGCTTTAG
- the cas7b gene encoding type I-B CRISPR-associated protein Cas7/Csh2, translating to MSVVDKNSEILFLYDAKMCNPNGDPDDENRPRFDPDRERCLVSDVRLKRYIRDYLEEKGYAIYVTKAEGVVQATDRLKQVLGKEEVSGADLPALLEKLIDVRLFGATMPIKGAKKGEGEAVNLTGPVQFAWGYSLNRVQMVDSVTISSQFAAREQAGQGTFGKDYRVYYALIGFHGVVSARRARAMLDRAGGNEAAATGEADLKLLDEAMVHAIPLAATRSKIGQYPRLYLRVVFTDGETFMGDPREDLVVDPDRDLRSVKELTLDLTGLGERLARFKERIAQVLVFQDADLSTKAAGRKVLAAAWLAELLGADKVKTLERT from the coding sequence GTGAGTGTTGTGGACAAAAACAGCGAAATCCTTTTCCTTTACGATGCCAAGATGTGCAACCCGAACGGCGACCCGGACGACGAGAACCGGCCGCGCTTCGACCCCGACCGGGAACGCTGCCTGGTGTCGGACGTGCGCCTGAAGCGTTACATCCGCGACTACCTGGAGGAGAAGGGCTATGCCATCTACGTCACCAAGGCGGAAGGGGTGGTGCAGGCGACCGACCGGCTGAAACAGGTGCTGGGAAAAGAAGAGGTGAGCGGTGCCGACCTGCCGGCCTTGCTGGAAAAATTGATCGACGTGCGCCTCTTCGGGGCGACGATGCCCATCAAGGGGGCCAAAAAAGGGGAGGGCGAAGCAGTCAATTTAACGGGTCCTGTGCAATTCGCCTGGGGTTATTCCCTTAATCGCGTCCAGATGGTCGATTCGGTCACCATTTCGTCCCAGTTCGCCGCTCGGGAGCAGGCCGGGCAGGGGACCTTCGGCAAGGACTACCGGGTTTACTATGCCCTCATCGGCTTCCACGGCGTAGTTAGCGCCCGGCGAGCCCGTGCGATGCTGGATCGTGCCGGTGGAAACGAAGCCGCCGCCACCGGGGAGGCGGACCTTAAGCTATTGGATGAGGCTATGGTCCACGCCATACCACTCGCGGCTACCCGTTCGAAAATCGGTCAGTACCCGCGACTTTACCTGCGCGTGGTCTTCACAGACGGAGAAACCTTTATGGGCGACCCGCGGGAAGACCTTGTGGTGGACCCTGACCGGGACCTGCGCTCGGTTAAGGAGCTGACCCTTGATCTCACGGGCCTGGGCGAGCGGCTGGCGCGGTTCAAGGAGCGAATCGCGCAAGTTCTCGTCTTCCAGGACGCGGACCTCAGCACTAAAGCGGCGGGACGGAAGGTTCTGGCGGCTGCCTGGCTTGCGGAGCTACTAGGGGCGGATAAGGTGAAAACCCTGGAAAGGACCTGA
- the cas3 gene encoding CRISPR-associated helicase Cas3', producing MPFYAHRFERRYYLLSAHLAGVAVGAAGRVAELPKKEELFPAALVAGLAHDFGKYSGYFQEYLRTGRGGPEKQHALLSGLWAAYLAQRLALPPEQQLSLFLAVARHHQDLIDPEEYLVPRRDLVGDWAELDFNTRERLRVTAAQVADLQSRAGAVAVSLRTAARRAAGLLASRGLPVYAWLRGDWAGTLAEFLDNWKDAYAALYSIWRRHKREAGPAGSRHAGGTDLSVYFDLLTLFSALIDADKIHAARVGEAGRMPIPRDAIERYRATRYGRPCTAIDALREGLYRRVMERIRRAPLEQKLFTLTAPTGAGKTLAGLAAAFCLRERLAERRDIPPRIIYALPFTSIVDQTFAVGEEVLRVALSIPEGHIPNSWLLKHHHLAEPTYREAGNREAERSVNEALLLIESWQSEVVVTTFVQLFCTLVGFENRMLKKFHRLGGAVVILDEVQNIPVEYWPLVEESLRQACAHLDLRVVLMTATRPEWFSPGEALELAGDAETVRRQFAALNRVRLTADTTPRTVEEAAAAFLDQYNEGRSYLVVLNTIKSSIAFYSILRDAWRGHGPALYYLSTNIVPAERERRLAEIRECLARGEKPVVVSTQVVEAGVDLDFDAVWRDLGPVDSVVQVAGRCNRHFRREQGHVQLLHLVDGDKQGRRSLASYVYGKIHTVVAQRLFASRPCLAEPEFFEVVADYFRAVRQSKSAAESEAILQAMAALRFTKRGGDEALKGVSDFALIRELPQYVEIFVCTDAHAEAVWNQYQATVARERDIRRRWAAFLELKRDFRRYLLSVPAELLLHRLPGESHPPVIPRYLVDEFYDKETGFRRIEHEGALVY from the coding sequence ATGCCCTTTTACGCCCACCGGTTTGAGCGGCGTTATTACCTGCTGAGCGCCCACCTGGCCGGAGTAGCGGTAGGGGCGGCCGGGCGGGTTGCGGAGTTACCCAAAAAAGAAGAGCTCTTTCCGGCCGCGCTGGTGGCCGGGCTGGCACACGACTTCGGCAAGTATAGCGGCTACTTTCAGGAGTATCTGCGGACGGGCCGGGGAGGTCCCGAGAAGCAACACGCCTTACTCTCCGGCCTGTGGGCTGCCTACCTGGCCCAGAGGCTGGCCCTGCCGCCGGAGCAGCAATTATCCCTTTTTCTGGCAGTAGCGCGTCATCACCAGGACCTGATCGACCCGGAAGAGTATCTCGTTCCCCGGCGGGACCTGGTGGGCGACTGGGCGGAATTGGATTTTAACACTCGCGAGCGGCTGCGGGTGACTGCCGCCCAGGTAGCCGACCTGCAAAGCCGGGCCGGCGCGGTGGCCGTATCCTTAAGAACTGCCGCCCGCCGTGCGGCTGGCTTACTCGCCTCGCGCGGGCTGCCCGTTTACGCGTGGCTGCGGGGTGACTGGGCCGGGACCCTCGCGGAATTTCTTGATAACTGGAAGGACGCCTATGCAGCGCTCTATTCCATCTGGCGCCGGCACAAGCGGGAAGCAGGCCCTGCGGGGTCGCGGCATGCAGGGGGTACCGACCTTTCGGTTTACTTTGACTTGTTGACCCTCTTTTCCGCCCTCATCGACGCGGACAAAATCCATGCTGCGCGCGTTGGGGAGGCCGGTCGGATGCCCATACCCCGGGACGCTATAGAGCGCTACCGGGCTACGCGTTACGGACGGCCGTGCACGGCCATAGACGCTCTGCGAGAGGGCCTCTACCGGCGGGTCATGGAAAGGATACGCCGGGCGCCCCTCGAGCAGAAGCTTTTCACCCTTACCGCGCCCACCGGTGCGGGCAAGACCCTTGCCGGTCTCGCCGCTGCCTTCTGCCTGCGGGAGCGTCTGGCCGAGAGGCGGGACATCCCGCCCCGCATTATCTACGCCCTGCCCTTCACCAGTATTGTCGACCAGACCTTCGCCGTGGGAGAGGAAGTCCTGCGGGTGGCGCTTTCCATACCGGAGGGACATATTCCCAATTCCTGGCTTCTGAAACACCACCATCTCGCCGAGCCAACTTATCGGGAAGCCGGAAACCGTGAAGCGGAACGTTCGGTGAATGAAGCACTTTTACTCATAGAGTCCTGGCAGAGTGAAGTCGTGGTTACCACCTTTGTCCAGCTTTTCTGCACATTGGTGGGATTCGAGAACCGCATGCTCAAAAAATTTCACCGTTTGGGCGGGGCCGTAGTCATTCTGGACGAAGTGCAGAATATCCCGGTAGAGTACTGGCCGCTTGTCGAAGAGAGCCTGCGCCAGGCCTGCGCCCACCTCGATTTGCGGGTTGTTTTGATGACCGCCACACGCCCGGAGTGGTTTAGTCCGGGTGAGGCTCTGGAACTGGCGGGAGACGCCGAAACAGTGCGGCGGCAGTTTGCGGCCCTGAACCGGGTGAGACTTACGGCCGACACTACGCCGCGCACTGTTGAAGAGGCGGCAGCCGCTTTCCTTGACCAATACAATGAGGGACGGTCGTACCTCGTGGTACTAAATACGATCAAAAGTTCAATTGCCTTCTACAGCATACTTCGGGATGCGTGGCGTGGGCACGGGCCGGCCCTTTACTACCTTTCCACCAACATTGTCCCAGCAGAGCGGGAACGGCGCCTGGCTGAAATTCGCGAATGCTTAGCGCGAGGCGAAAAGCCCGTAGTAGTGTCCACGCAGGTAGTGGAGGCGGGCGTGGACCTGGACTTTGACGCGGTATGGCGCGACCTTGGCCCGGTCGACTCCGTCGTGCAGGTTGCCGGGCGTTGCAACCGGCATTTTCGGCGGGAACAAGGCCACGTGCAACTCCTGCATTTGGTGGACGGGGACAAACAAGGGAGGCGCTCCCTGGCCTCATACGTTTATGGCAAGATTCACACTGTGGTAGCGCAGCGCCTTTTTGCGAGCCGGCCGTGTCTTGCCGAACCCGAGTTCTTCGAGGTAGTGGCTGACTATTTCCGCGCGGTGCGCCAGAGCAAATCGGCAGCCGAGAGCGAGGCTATCTTGCAGGCTATGGCCGCCCTTCGCTTTACGAAGAGGGGCGGCGATGAGGCTCTAAAAGGCGTCAGCGATTTTGCCCTTATCCGCGAACTGCCGCAGTATGTTGAAATTTTTGTGTGTACTGATGCTCACGCCGAAGCGGTCTGGAACCAGTACCAAGCTACCGTGGCCCGGGAGCGGGATATCCGTAGGCGATGGGCGGCTTTTCTCGAGCTCAAGCGGGATTTCCGACGCTACCTCCTATCTGTTCCGGCCGAGCTATTGCTCCACCGGCTGCCGGGCGAATCGCATCCGCCTGTGATTCCCAGATACCTTGTCGACGAGTTTTACGATAAGGAAACGGGCTTCAGGCGCATCGAGCACGAGGGAGCGCTGGTCTATTAA
- the cas8b gene encoding type I-B CRISPR-associated protein Cas8b/Csh1 — MKEVIPLLEAVALIGRTLAGGGDPVADLINPPPRKPPKVETIYLVKLNFRMGAGEPLMVDMQEIDETALTRYRWVGNEKGNRPQFYLTTDQLKYLVGQAPVNLLARLEEAGLENGNLYRRLSALVKSFFRQLPDGSRVLDPQRLGLTTGDVLAATWEENTGKPQERAKAVVAAVTEVLKKWVLEQLELKAAEAALWTVLVDDVPLVADPDYARVLLLGKEEAVDKGKPGVCSVCGAEDRPVTPDFTQLSFLKYYINDKLGAASGVAEEGFGRNFQACRDCFRGLLLAERFVQDRLGLRVGRLSFLVLPAFLWEADLSRTDLEFWAEKLKTRVEALSNTSGWVESLAGLKGLDDELHDLLEDMPYENAALLNFLFYHYQGGRSEFRVLSLIKDVAPSRIAQLLRRSHKLADQAAALLGPDRWWLDLAAIYRLIPLSEGPRGAEYKKLLHIYHGLLTGAPLDRAFLIREFVALARVYHTGNYEGTNVPRPKAGAEEWEWTRRLLQANLFLKFLQEENLLRGGRSLSTPVELETELLPEEMRDYLKAMTYDGPEAALFLLGYLLNQVGQKQRDRGYESKPVLEKVNYAGMPWAKVVRLANILVDQLRQHDILKYYEGLFAAMKKLFDAHRPGPHRRDWPLSPEENVFYILSGYAYGTRMAFKAWAEKQNAKKQDDQEGSAEQ, encoded by the coding sequence ATGAAGGAGGTGATTCCCCTGCTCGAAGCTGTGGCTTTGATCGGTCGAACTCTGGCCGGAGGTGGCGATCCGGTAGCCGATCTCATCAACCCCCCACCGCGCAAGCCGCCTAAAGTGGAGACCATTTACCTCGTTAAGCTGAATTTTCGGATGGGCGCTGGCGAGCCGCTGATGGTGGACATGCAGGAGATCGATGAGACCGCGCTTACCCGCTACCGCTGGGTAGGAAATGAAAAAGGCAACCGGCCCCAGTTTTACCTGACCACCGACCAGCTCAAGTATCTGGTGGGGCAGGCGCCGGTCAACCTTTTAGCGCGGCTTGAGGAAGCTGGGCTTGAAAACGGGAACCTTTACCGGCGGCTGTCGGCCCTCGTAAAATCCTTCTTCCGCCAGTTGCCGGACGGGAGCCGCGTGCTTGACCCGCAGCGGCTGGGGTTGACAACAGGAGACGTTCTGGCTGCCACCTGGGAGGAAAATACCGGAAAGCCGCAGGAGCGGGCGAAGGCGGTGGTCGCAGCAGTAACCGAAGTCTTGAAAAAGTGGGTCCTGGAGCAGCTTGAGCTGAAAGCGGCGGAGGCGGCCCTGTGGACGGTGCTGGTCGATGATGTCCCTCTAGTCGCCGATCCGGACTACGCCCGCGTTTTGCTCCTCGGCAAGGAAGAGGCGGTGGATAAGGGTAAGCCGGGTGTTTGCTCGGTCTGCGGGGCGGAAGACCGGCCGGTAACGCCGGATTTTACCCAACTGAGTTTTCTGAAATACTACATCAACGACAAACTGGGGGCGGCCTCGGGTGTAGCGGAGGAAGGGTTCGGGCGCAACTTCCAGGCCTGCAGGGATTGCTTCCGGGGACTCTTGCTGGCCGAAAGATTCGTTCAGGACCGTTTAGGCCTCCGGGTGGGCCGGCTATCCTTCCTGGTCCTGCCGGCCTTCCTGTGGGAAGCAGATCTCTCCCGTACGGACCTGGAGTTCTGGGCGGAGAAGCTCAAGACCCGCGTGGAGGCGCTGAGTAACACCTCCGGCTGGGTGGAGAGCCTGGCCGGACTCAAGGGGCTGGATGACGAGCTTCACGACCTGTTAGAGGATATGCCGTACGAGAACGCGGCGCTTTTAAACTTTCTTTTCTACCACTACCAGGGGGGCCGGAGCGAGTTCCGGGTGCTTTCCCTGATCAAAGACGTGGCCCCGAGCCGGATCGCCCAGCTTCTACGCCGCAGCCATAAGCTTGCCGACCAGGCCGCGGCGCTTTTAGGCCCCGACCGGTGGTGGCTCGACCTTGCCGCCATCTACCGGCTCATCCCCTTAAGCGAAGGGCCGCGCGGGGCGGAGTACAAAAAGCTGCTCCACATTTACCACGGCCTTTTGACGGGCGCGCCCCTCGACCGTGCCTTTCTCATCCGGGAGTTTGTGGCCCTGGCCAGGGTATACCACACCGGCAACTACGAAGGCACCAACGTGCCGCGGCCGAAAGCGGGCGCCGAGGAGTGGGAGTGGACGCGCCGGCTGCTGCAGGCGAACCTTTTCCTGAAGTTTTTGCAAGAAGAAAACCTGTTGCGAGGAGGGAGGTCCTTGAGCACCCCGGTGGAACTGGAAACGGAACTGCTGCCGGAAGAGATGCGAGATTATCTTAAGGCCATGACTTACGACGGCCCAGAGGCAGCGCTTTTTCTGCTGGGCTACCTTTTGAACCAGGTGGGGCAAAAACAGCGTGACCGCGGTTACGAAAGCAAGCCAGTGCTGGAGAAAGTGAACTACGCCGGTATGCCCTGGGCGAAGGTGGTGCGGCTGGCGAACATCTTGGTGGACCAGCTCCGGCAGCACGACATACTGAAGTACTACGAAGGGCTCTTTGCAGCCATGAAGAAACTTTTTGACGCCCACCGGCCCGGTCCCCACCGGCGCGACTGGCCGCTATCGCCCGAAGAAAACGTCTTCTACATTCTTTCGGGCTACGCCTACGGCACGCGCATGGCTTTTAAAGCCTGGGCCGAAAAGCAGAACGCTAAAAAACAGGATGATCAAGAAGGGAGTGCTGAGCAGTGA
- the cas4 gene encoding CRISPR-associated protein Cas4: MSAEVRALGSYVQAYLICPRQVWLMSRQICPDEDNVYLELGRLIGAQAYGRERKEVRLEHLSIDLVRRGDRDFVVGEVKKSSRAREAARMQLAFYLYELREMGIEAEGELLFPEERRRERLILDDSLARQVEELKVRVLALIYRDQPPPPEKIQFCGKCAYAEFCWA, from the coding sequence ATGAGTGCAGAAGTGCGCGCGCTCGGTAGCTATGTTCAGGCTTATCTTATCTGCCCGCGGCAGGTGTGGCTTATGTCGCGGCAGATTTGTCCCGACGAGGATAATGTGTACCTTGAGCTGGGCCGCTTAATTGGTGCCCAGGCCTACGGACGCGAGCGTAAAGAGGTGCGGCTCGAACACTTGAGCATCGACCTGGTGCGGCGAGGGGACCGTGATTTTGTTGTAGGCGAGGTGAAGAAATCGTCGCGCGCCCGGGAAGCTGCGCGCATGCAGCTTGCTTTTTATCTCTACGAACTGCGGGAGATGGGAATTGAAGCGGAGGGCGAATTACTCTTTCCCGAAGAGCGACGGCGGGAGCGCTTGATTCTTGATGATAGTCTGGCGCGGCAGGTGGAAGAATTGAAGGTTCGCGTTCTAGCGCTGATCTACCGTGACCAGCCCCCTCCGCCGGAGAAAATCCAGTTTTGCGGCAAGTGTGCGTACGCCGAATTTTGTTGGGCTTAG